From a region of the Nonlabens sp. Hel1_33_55 genome:
- the rpsJ gene encoding 30S ribosomal protein S10 produces the protein MSQKIRIKLKSYDYMLVDKSAEKIVKTVKSTGAVVTGPIPLPTHKKIFTVLRSPHVNKKSREQFELSSYKRLLDIYSSSSKTIDALMKLELPSGVEVEIKV, from the coding sequence ATGAGTCAAAAAATCAGAATCAAGTTAAAGTCTTACGATTACATGCTGGTAGATAAATCTGCTGAAAAAATTGTAAAGACCGTGAAAAGTACTGGAGCAGTGGTTACTGGCCCTATTCCATTACCAACACACAAAAAAATATTTACCGTATTGAGATCTCCTCACGTTAACAAAAAGTCTCGTGAGCAGTTTGAACTTAGTTCCTACAAAAGACTGTTGGATATCTATAGTTCTTCATCTAAAACGATTGATGCACTTATGAAACTTGAACTTCCTAGTGGAGTTGAAGTTGAAATTAAAGTGTGA
- the fusA gene encoding elongation factor G, translating to MAQRDLKYTRNIGIAAHIDAGKTTTTERILFYTGVSHKIGEVHDGAATMDWMEQEQERGITITSAATTCTWKFPMENAQDLPETKSYHFNIIDTPGHVDFTVEVNRSLRVLDGLVFLFSAVDGVEPQSETNWRLADNYKVPRIGFVNKMDRQGSNFLAVCQQVKDMLKSNAVPIVLNIGEEGDFKGIVDLVKNRAIVWHDETQGATFDVIEIPEELKAEARKYRGMLIEEVATYDENLLEKYMEDENSITEEEVHAALRAAVMDMAIIPMICGSAFKNKGVQFLLDAVCRYLPAPTDKEGIIGTNPDTGEKELRKPDVTAPFAALAFKIATDPFVGRLAFFRAYSGHLDAGSYILNNRSGKKERISRIYQMHSNKQNAIDFIEAGDIGAAVGFKDIKTGDTMSDEKHPIVLESMDFPDPVIGIAVEPKTKADVDKMGMALAKLAEEDPTFQVRTDEASGQTIISGMGELHLDIIVDRMRREFKVELNQGAPQVEYKEAITRSADHRETYKKQSGGRGKFGDIVFTMEPAQENEDGKIEEGLQFINTIKGGNIPKEFIPAIEKGFREAMTNGPLAGFEMDSMRVTLKDGSFHPVDSDALSFELAARMGYRAASKAAGAVILEPIMKVEVITPEENMGDIVGDLNRRRGQVNDMGDRAGAKVVKAEVPLSEMFGYVTTLRTLSSGRATSTMEFSHYAETPKNISEEVIAATKGNN from the coding sequence ATGGCACAAAGAGACTTAAAATACACAAGAAATATTGGAATTGCTGCGCACATTGATGCCGGTAAAACCACTACGACAGAGCGTATTCTTTTTTATACTGGAGTAAGCCATAAAATAGGTGAAGTGCACGATGGTGCTGCAACTATGGACTGGATGGAGCAAGAGCAGGAGCGTGGTATTACTATCACATCTGCTGCAACTACTTGTACCTGGAAGTTCCCTATGGAGAACGCTCAGGATTTACCAGAAACTAAATCATATCACTTTAATATTATTGACACTCCAGGTCACGTTGACTTTACCGTAGAGGTAAACAGATCATTACGTGTACTTGATGGGTTGGTATTCTTGTTTAGTGCTGTTGATGGTGTTGAGCCACAATCAGAGACGAACTGGAGACTTGCTGATAATTATAAAGTACCACGTATTGGATTTGTAAACAAGATGGACCGTCAAGGATCTAACTTTCTTGCTGTATGTCAGCAAGTAAAGGATATGTTGAAGTCTAATGCAGTGCCAATTGTTTTAAACATTGGTGAAGAAGGCGACTTTAAAGGAATTGTTGATCTAGTGAAGAACCGTGCTATTGTATGGCATGATGAGACTCAAGGGGCGACTTTTGATGTTATTGAAATTCCAGAAGAGCTTAAGGCAGAAGCTCGTAAGTATAGAGGTATGCTTATTGAAGAGGTAGCTACTTATGACGAGAATCTTCTTGAGAAGTACATGGAAGATGAGAATTCTATTACAGAAGAAGAAGTGCATGCAGCATTGCGTGCAGCGGTAATGGATATGGCGATCATACCTATGATTTGTGGTAGTGCATTTAAAAATAAAGGTGTTCAGTTCTTGCTAGACGCTGTTTGTCGTTATTTGCCTGCACCAACTGATAAAGAAGGTATTATAGGAACTAATCCAGATACTGGAGAAAAAGAATTACGCAAGCCTGATGTTACTGCTCCTTTTGCAGCACTTGCATTTAAGATTGCTACTGACCCGTTCGTAGGTCGTCTTGCATTCTTCCGCGCATATTCAGGTCACTTAGATGCTGGTTCTTACATTCTGAACAATCGTTCAGGTAAGAAAGAACGTATCTCTCGTATATACCAGATGCACTCTAACAAGCAAAATGCCATCGATTTCATCGAGGCTGGAGATATTGGAGCTGCAGTAGGATTTAAAGATATTAAGACTGGTGACACCATGTCTGATGAGAAGCACCCAATTGTATTGGAATCCATGGATTTCCCAGACCCAGTAATTGGTATCGCTGTTGAGCCCAAAACTAAGGCAGACGTTGATAAAATGGGTATGGCTCTTGCAAAACTAGCAGAAGAGGATCCAACATTCCAAGTTAGAACTGATGAGGCCTCTGGCCAGACCATCATTTCTGGAATGGGTGAACTTCACTTAGATATTATTGTCGACCGTATGCGTCGCGAGTTTAAGGTTGAGCTCAATCAAGGAGCGCCACAAGTAGAGTACAAAGAGGCGATTACGAGATCTGCAGATCACCGTGAGACTTACAAGAAGCAATCTGGTGGACGTGGTAAATTTGGAGATATTGTCTTCACAATGGAGCCTGCTCAAGAGAACGAGGATGGTAAAATTGAAGAAGGTCTACAATTTATCAATACAATTAAAGGTGGTAACATTCCTAAAGAATTTATCCCTGCGATTGAAAAAGGATTTAGAGAAGCGATGACAAACGGTCCATTGGCTGGTTTTGAAATGGATAGCATGCGAGTAACACTTAAGGATGGATCTTTCCACCCGGTGGATTCTGATGCTCTTTCATTTGAACTTGCTGCTAGAATGGGTTATCGTGCGGCTTCTAAAGCAGCTGGTGCGGTAATTCTTGAACCTATCATGAAGGTTGAAGTTATTACTCCAGAAGAAAACATGGGAGACATTGTTGGTGACTTAAACCGTCGTCGTGGTCAAGTGAATGATATGGGTGATAGAGCAGGTGCCAAAGTCGTAAAGGCTGAAGTTCCTCTTTCTGAGATGTTCGGTTATGTAACTACCTTGAGAACACTTTCTTCAGGTAGAGCTACTTCAACGATGGAATTCTCTCACTATGCAGAGACTCCTAAAAACATCAGCGAGGAAGTAATCGCTGCAACTAAGGGTAATAACTAA
- the rplC gene encoding 50S ribosomal protein L3: protein MSGLIGKKIGMTSIYDENGKNMPCTVIQAGPCIVTQVRTEETDGYAALQLGFDDKSDKNASKAAQGHFKKAGTAVKRKVAEFKSFDKEYKLGDTVGVDMFTEGEFVDVSGTSKGKGFQGVVKRHGFAGVGQATHGQHNRLRAPGSIGAASYPARVFKGMRMAGQMGNEKVKVENLRVLKVVPEQNILVVKGAIPGHKNSYVIVQK from the coding sequence ATGTCTGGGTTAATAGGAAAAAAAATAGGGATGACCAGCATCTATGACGAAAATGGTAAAAATATGCCATGTACCGTTATCCAAGCTGGCCCTTGTATAGTTACCCAAGTCAGAACTGAAGAGACAGACGGCTATGCCGCTTTGCAATTAGGTTTCGATGACAAATCAGACAAAAATGCTTCTAAAGCTGCTCAAGGGCACTTCAAGAAAGCTGGTACTGCTGTCAAAAGAAAAGTTGCTGAATTCAAAAGTTTTGATAAGGAGTACAAATTAGGTGATACTGTAGGTGTCGACATGTTTACTGAAGGTGAATTTGTTGATGTAAGCGGTACATCAAAAGGAAAAGGATTCCAAGGTGTTGTAAAACGTCATGGTTTTGCCGGTGTAGGTCAAGCGACTCACGGTCAGCATAACAGATTGAGAGCTCCTGGTTCCATCGGTGCTGCATCTTATCCAGCTCGTGTATTTAAAGGAATGCGCATGGCCGGTCAGATGGGTAATGAAAAGGTAAAAGTTGAAAATTTAAGAGTTCTTAAAGTGGTTCCAGAACAAAACATCCTTGTAGTTAAGGGTGCTATTCCAGGTCACAAGAATTCTTATGTAATTGTACAGAAATAA
- a CDS encoding SusC/RagA family TonB-linked outer membrane protein: MKTKLNGILTLLLALVVQVAFAQQTVTGKVTDPAGEPILGATVLVRGSSNATTTDFDGNYTILARPGEVLTYQFSGYDSQNITLGTQSVINISLKTSLEAVVVTSYRTSSKAKSNVAASTVTNETIENRPNASFVQTLEGQVAGLNIFTTSGQPGGNSVVNLRGIGSINGNTEPLFIIDGAPVDEDNFRSLNPQEIAEVTVLKDAGATSIYGNRGSNGVIIIKTKRGSFNSPLRISANTILSFNTLQDNDYNRLNSQQLLTLERQQGVGRGATLSDAEIAAADNFDWTDYFFRTGVSKNNTLSLTSGGENSSQFTSLGYFEQDGILINSNLKRFNVRSNVTGKSENDRFQYNTNLSMNYSRSDEPNNVGTGGINRNYLLGALQSVPYITPDDYTNGGDLTSPLSFTNTPLFLLDLGRTFERFEEEIKLLGSANFSYQLTDNITARSVSSFDYQNISLTRSERPDSFNALLFGGEANPTAGFQDQSTTRQFSFNQLTSLGFNKTFNDLHTIDVGLYTEYFKAHLRSFGYFANGLDGRTFSPGDGSGFVGARLNEDADGILFNDTARANILNSGLFSYFASADYDYDGKYGLGATIRRDASSRFADTFRYATFYSVSGRWNLSEEDFLEGNETINSLKLRASYGTTGNQNIVGGGYFGGLNLTRDFFVTGGGYSNNNALFPGPIPNPFLKWETTSQFNVGVDYALFDNRLRGSLDFYTRTTDDLYQSTPISGTVGTGGFLTPANFGSLTNRGIDLELRYDIIRGQERGDFELEAFFVGNYNQNELDELPGDDGQVIGVGREGGPIGEYFSVRYAGVNPANGNLLFLTADGDLTESPNPDTDRVFLDKNITPEYQGSFGFNADFKGFFFQSQFQYAGGIDRFDNDLSIVQDITSLGQFNLSEDLLRAWTPDNRVTDIPSLNATNLDFASTRYLRESDYVRLRFVTLGYSFNRDVLQKMNLTNLKLFVNAENLVTFTKWRGFDAAGYQNGSRQYPTPKIVSFGVEIGI, encoded by the coding sequence ATGAAAACAAAATTAAATGGAATTTTAACGCTATTGCTAGCGTTAGTTGTGCAAGTAGCTTTTGCACAGCAAACGGTTACCGGTAAGGTAACTGACCCAGCGGGCGAACCTATTCTAGGGGCTACCGTATTGGTAAGAGGTAGTTCAAACGCTACCACGACAGATTTTGATGGTAATTATACTATACTGGCCAGACCAGGAGAAGTATTGACCTATCAATTCTCTGGTTATGACTCACAAAATATTACATTGGGAACTCAAAGCGTTATTAATATTTCGCTCAAGACTTCTCTTGAAGCTGTTGTTGTTACTAGTTATCGAACTAGTAGTAAAGCTAAAAGCAACGTGGCAGCCTCTACCGTAACCAATGAGACCATTGAAAATAGACCGAATGCATCTTTCGTTCAAACACTTGAAGGTCAAGTTGCAGGTTTAAATATTTTCACGACTTCAGGTCAACCAGGTGGTAACTCTGTGGTTAACCTGAGAGGTATAGGTTCTATCAACGGTAATACTGAGCCATTATTTATTATTGATGGTGCGCCAGTTGATGAAGATAACTTTAGAAGTTTGAATCCACAGGAAATTGCCGAAGTGACAGTACTTAAAGATGCTGGAGCAACTTCCATTTATGGAAATAGAGGTTCAAATGGTGTAATAATCATTAAGACGAAGCGTGGTAGTTTTAATTCACCTTTGAGAATATCTGCTAACACTATCTTGTCTTTCAATACTTTGCAGGATAATGATTACAATAGATTAAATTCTCAACAATTATTAACTCTGGAACGCCAGCAAGGAGTAGGTAGAGGTGCAACATTGAGCGATGCTGAAATTGCAGCAGCTGATAATTTTGATTGGACGGATTACTTTTTTAGAACGGGAGTTTCCAAAAACAACACCCTTAGTTTAACTAGCGGTGGCGAAAATTCGAGTCAATTCACTTCTTTAGGTTATTTTGAACAAGATGGTATTCTTATCAATTCGAATCTTAAAAGATTTAATGTAAGAAGTAATGTGACCGGTAAATCAGAAAATGATCGTTTTCAATACAATACTAATCTATCCATGAACTACTCACGTAGTGATGAACCTAACAACGTTGGAACAGGTGGTATTAACAGAAACTACCTTTTGGGAGCACTACAATCTGTACCTTATATTACTCCAGACGATTATACGAATGGAGGAGATTTAACAAGTCCACTATCGTTCACTAATACACCGTTATTTCTCTTGGATTTAGGAAGAACGTTTGAGCGTTTTGAAGAAGAAATAAAGTTATTGGGTTCTGCTAATTTCTCTTATCAGTTGACTGATAACATAACAGCTCGTTCTGTATCTAGTTTTGATTACCAAAACATTTCTTTAACAAGATCCGAAAGACCTGATAGTTTCAATGCGTTATTATTTGGTGGTGAAGCAAATCCTACTGCTGGTTTTCAAGACCAATCCACAACACGTCAGTTCTCTTTCAACCAGTTGACGTCCTTAGGTTTCAACAAGACTTTCAACGATTTACATACAATTGATGTAGGATTATACACGGAATACTTCAAAGCTCACTTGCGATCCTTTGGATATTTTGCTAACGGTTTAGATGGTAGAACTTTCTCACCAGGAGATGGTAGTGGTTTTGTTGGAGCTCGTTTGAACGAAGATGCTGATGGTATATTATTTAATGATACCGCTAGAGCTAACATCCTTAATTCAGGACTCTTTTCATACTTTGCTAGTGCAGACTATGATTATGATGGTAAGTATGGTTTAGGTGCTACTATTCGTAGAGATGCATCCTCCCGATTTGCCGACACTTTTAGATATGCTACGTTCTATTCTGTTTCTGGTAGATGGAATCTTTCTGAAGAAGATTTTCTAGAAGGAAATGAAACTATTAACTCATTGAAACTTAGAGCGAGTTATGGTACAACGGGTAATCAAAACATTGTAGGTGGTGGATACTTCGGTGGTCTTAACTTAACCAGAGACTTCTTTGTAACTGGTGGTGGTTATTCAAACAACAATGCATTATTCCCAGGACCTATTCCTAACCCATTCTTGAAATGGGAAACAACCTCACAATTTAATGTAGGTGTTGATTACGCTTTATTTGACAATCGATTGAGAGGTTCCTTAGATTTCTATACTAGAACAACAGATGATCTTTATCAATCAACTCCTATCTCAGGTACTGTTGGTACAGGCGGTTTCTTGACTCCTGCAAATTTTGGAAGTTTAACAAATCGTGGTATAGATCTTGAGTTGAGATATGATATAATTCGTGGACAAGAAAGAGGTGACTTTGAATTGGAAGCATTTTTCGTAGGAAACTATAATCAAAATGAATTGGATGAATTACCAGGAGATGACGGTCAAGTAATTGGTGTAGGTCGTGAAGGTGGACCAATTGGTGAATATTTCTCCGTTAGATATGCAGGTGTTAATCCAGCCAATGGAAACTTATTATTTTTGACGGCAGATGGTGATTTAACTGAAAGTCCTAATCCAGATACTGATCGCGTATTTCTAGACAAAAATATCACACCAGAATATCAAGGAAGTTTTGGTTTTAACGCTGACTTCAAAGGATTTTTCTTCCAAAGCCAATTTCAATATGCTGGAGGGATAGACCGTTTTGACAATGATCTTTCTATTGTTCAAGACATTACGAGTTTAGGTCAATTTAATTTGTCAGAAGATTTATTAAGAGCTTGGACTCCAGATAATCGTGTAACTGATATTCCTTCTTTGAATGCTACGAACCTTGATTTCGCAAGTACAAGGTATTTGAGAGAATCAGATTACGTTAGATTACGTTTTGTAACATTAGGTTATAGCTTTAACAGAGATGTTTTACAAAAAATGAACTTAACTAATCTTAAACTTTTCGTGAATGCTGAAAATTTAGTCACCTTTACCAAATGGAGAGGATTTGACGCAGCTGGATATCAAAATGGTTCACGACAATATCCGACGCCGAAAATCGTTTCTTTCGGTGTTGAAATAGGAATTTAA
- the rpsG gene encoding 30S ribosomal protein S7 yields the protein MRKRQAKKRPILPDPRFNDQLVTRFVNMMMLHGKKSVAFKIFYDAMDIVEEKNQDEEKNSLEIWKDALSNVMPHVEVRSRRVGGATFQIPMQIRPDRKISTAMKWLISYSRKRNEKSFSQKLAAEVLAAAKEEGAAVKKKTDTHKMAEANKAFSHFRF from the coding sequence ATGAGAAAAAGACAGGCAAAAAAACGTCCGATCCTTCCGGATCCACGTTTCAATGACCAGCTAGTGACTCGATTTGTCAACATGATGATGTTGCATGGTAAGAAGTCAGTAGCATTCAAGATTTTCTATGATGCGATGGATATCGTTGAAGAGAAAAATCAGGATGAAGAAAAAAATTCACTTGAAATTTGGAAAGATGCATTATCAAACGTAATGCCTCATGTAGAAGTTCGTAGCCGCCGTGTAGGTGGAGCGACATTCCAGATTCCTATGCAAATACGTCCAGATAGAAAGATATCTACTGCCATGAAGTGGTTGATTAGCTATTCTAGAAAGCGTAACGAGAAATCTTTTTCTCAAAAGCTAGCTGCTGAAGTCCTTGCTGCCGCAAAGGAAGAAGGTGCAGCTGTTAAGAAAAAGACAGATACTCATAAAATGGCAGAAGCCAATAAGGCATTCTCACACTTTAGATTCTAA
- the rpsL gene encoding 30S ribosomal protein S12 encodes MPTISQLVRKGRSKITKKSKSAALDSCPQRRGVCTRVYTTTPKKPNSAMRKVARVRLTNGKEVNAYIPGEGHNLQEHSIVLVRGGRVKDLPGVRYHIVRGALDTAGVADRTQRRSKYGAKRPKK; translated from the coding sequence ATGCCAACGATTTCACAATTAGTACGTAAAGGAAGATCCAAAATAACCAAGAAGAGCAAATCGGCTGCTTTAGATTCTTGTCCTCAACGTCGTGGAGTTTGTACTCGTGTTTACACTACAACGCCTAAGAAGCCTAACTCTGCAATGAGAAAGGTAGCGCGTGTAAGACTTACCAATGGTAAGGAAGTGAATGCATACATTCCAGGAGAAGGACACAATCTACAAGAACACTCGATAGTATTGGTTAGAGGTGGAAGGGTTAAAGATTTACCAGGAGTTAGATACCACATCGTTCGTGGTGCGCTTGACACCGCAGGTGTTGCAGATCGCACGCAACGTAGGTCTAAGTATGGTGCAAAACGCCCTAAGAAGTAA